ATCTCTCATGGGGGATAGTGTCAGAGGCCTCCTCAAACAATCTGACAAGTGAACCCAGACATGACTGGCAAGCAATGTAAAGATCTTCCTCATTGAGATCAGCCTGGTCCTTCTCATAGACTGAACTTTTGCACAGGAGACCCTTGACTAATGACTTTAGCTCATTCCTAGCGTTGGCATCAGTACAACTGGTGATAGACGAAACAAGCTGTCTGGCTAAATGCTGTTGGGAATCTACCAAGTCACGACAGTACAGTCTAGCCAAAATATCTCTAGTTGTAGCATCATTAAACTTAATTTTTGTAAACATGATCCTCagtttctcctcttcttcctcagtcCAAGGAACAGCCTCAAGGTACTTTAAACAGGACAAAACTCCATTGCTGAACATAATACCTGCTGATACCTAGTAAGAATAAGAGATGACTTAGTTAAAGAAGCACACAACTGTTATTACATATATTATAGTTGATATTTTGGAGAAGCTTTCTTAACACCATACTTTCAAAGAACTATAaccccttttttcttctttttttattcccCCACTTTTGCTTATACGGACTTGGAAGTTGATATTTTGGAGAAGCCTCTCTCCCCAATTACTTTATAGTCGCTCTTCGAACAGATCCATTAATGTAATAAAATCTAATTCTCAATAACAAAATTGTTACAACCTATTAGAAATTTCCCCCGCCAGACATTATGAGGGTGTTCGATGATTTTCATGCTAGTAGTAAGTTTGACAAAAAGCCTTAATGCCACTGTCGTTGCTCTCATTCTAATGAAATCCCGAGCTATTGATCTTAAGGAGTTTCAacctattagtcttgtgagtAGAGTTTACAAGATTATTGTCAAAGTCCTAGCCAATAGGTGGAGAAGGGTTGTGGAAAAGATTATTTTGAAGCCCCAGAATGCTTTTGTTAGAGGTAGGCAAATCCTTGACTCCCTGCTCATAGCAAATGAATGTCTAAATAGTAGGATCAAATCTGGTAAGCCAGAGGTTCTTTGCAAATTGGATATTGAGAAGTCCTATGATCATATCAATTGGGAGTTCTTATTACACTTGTTGGGGAGGTGCGGTTTCGGAGAGAAATGGTGCTCTtcgatagcgcattgtatttctttGGTGTGCTTTTCTATTTTAGTGAATGGTAATCCTTTCGGATTGTTCAGTAGTTCCTGTGGTTTGAGACAAGGAGATCCTTTGTCACCTTTTCTGTTTGTTATCGTTATGGAGGCCTTAAGTAAAATGCTTTTAGCAACTGTTAATGGGGCTTTATTTAAGGCTTTTCTATGGGATCTAGGCACTCTAATGTGGTTAACATATCTCACATtttgtttgcggatgacacttttgttttttgtgggGCCAATCCTGACCACCTACGCTACCTACGTGGCTTATTTTTACGTTTTGAAGCTATTTCcgatttgaaaattaatctaCCCAAGTTGGAATTGATTCTTGTGGGTAATGTCAATAATGTGGATGGTTTGGTTGGTATTATGGGCTGCGAGGTTTCTTATTTGCCTTTGAAGTATTTTGGTCTTCTGTTGAGAGCTTATAAGGCTAATTCTATTTGGGAcagtgttattgagaagatagagcgTCGGTTGGCttgttggaaaatgatgtatttttttaaggatGGTAAGGTTACCTTAATCAAGAGCACACTTTCCAATTTGCCTATGCATTTCATGTCTCTTTTCCCTCTCCTTGCTAGTGTTGCAAACTGCATagagaagctacaacgagatTTCTTATAGGGTGGGCTAGGTGATGAGTTTTTTTAAGGGAGGTTTGGAGGCTTGAAACTTGATATTCAATCGTGCTCTTATTGGAAAATGACTATGGCACTATATGTGTTAGAGAGAGGTTTGGTGGAGCGTTGTGGTAAATATGGCAGCTCGttgggtgggtggtgttctaatgagatTATTGGATTATATGGGGTGGgatggaagaatatcaggaaggGTTTGGGGAGTTCTCTagtcatactagatttgaggtggaaGATGCTCCAAGATTAGAATCTGTTTGGCATGACCAGTGGTGTGAGAATCAAGCCCTTAAAGAAgtcttggtctttgtggtagtacTATGAGGTTTAAGGTTCGAATCTTCTTGATTGTAAACAATTCATTGGGGCCAACCCATTGTCGAAACCGGAGTATTACCCAATCCGTGTGGAGCGGGTGCTTTACGCGGGTTCGAGATTTACCTGACATGGGTGGATATACGAACTGGCCCTACCAtggaggggttcctcgtcatcaaaaaaagaagcatttcCGAATTTATATAGTATTGCTTGCGTTAAGGATGCTTTCGTAGTAGTTCATTTGGAGCTTTCTAGTGGCTCCCATTAGTGGAATGTAAGCTTTATTAGAGGGGCTCATGATtgagaggtggatgtctttgcttcgtttttcaatttattgtaCTCCTTTAGATTTAGACGGGGAGGAACAGACAAGCTTTGTTGAGTCCTCCCCAAAAGAGagttgtttgatgttagatctttctacaaCATCCTTGTCTGTCATGATGCCACTCCCTTCCCTTGAAATAGTATTTAGCGAATTAAGGTTCCTTTGAAAGCGGCTTTCTTTGCATGGTCGGCCGCCTTCGGGAAGATTCTTACCATGGATAACGTTATAAAGCGGCATGTCATTATGGTCGATTGGTGTAATATGTGTAAAAGGTGCAGTGAgtctgtaaatcattttcttctccattgtgaggctACTTGTGCCTTATGAGGTGCTATCTTCAATTGTGttgggatgtcttgggttatgcctagacgagtaaTAGACTTGTTTCCTTATTGGAGGAGGTTATATTGTAGCCCTCAAGAGTGCAGCTATGTGAAATATCACCTTTATACTTTTTGTGGTgtctttaaagaaaaagaaatgatagaaattttgaggaCCGTGCAAGGATGGTGGTGAAGTGCAAGTATTTGTTCTTCAATACTGTTTACCTTTAGATAGCTACGTTTACCTTTGGAaggggcttttggggaggaggccttggcaattagggaagccatggaagaagattttcaacgggagaagatgattgcgcgccaaaagtctaaaggaaaaagggagctactaaatttgcatagctccatcaattatggtgatgcTAAAGTTCcttctaggagtaggaaaggcaagacacacatgatgtaggtttgtgtgctttggtgggtgggtggtgggttgttttgttcttagttggttTCTACtgtagtttgttttggggtttttcttcGTTTTCTAGGGGTTCAGGTTTTGttggttctattgggttttagtgggttagctttggttgtttctgtgtatacttcctgtatacttaggggcgccttatgctttctttaataaagtattcttacttataaaaaaaaatttgcttagttttcatgattttctttttttttttttcttttttttccccctcctTCTAACTaggtttttctcttttatacttcatgtgtacctgGATTGtgcttttatctttttaagaaAAGAGCAATTGGTACTTCCACGCTCTAGGATAAGGTGAACACATTAAGCTATCTGTCATACCACTGATGTGGCTAGAGAATATGAACAAGTAAGATATGCATAGACAACAAATTTCAGGAAAAGGAAAACCCCAAATCTTATTAGAAGGCCACATTCCTTTATGTAGATACTTTCTTATTTGTATCGCTAATATTTGAACCCATAAAACTTATGCCAATCTTACCACCCCTCCTTCCCCCTTGGGCATGCTCCCTTTTAGACATATCCCAACCCCCTATCCACCCCCAAccaaaaggagagaaaagaaagaaaaaaaaggatagagagatagagagagtgaGTCTTTTATCTCATTGAACTACAAACATGAACGATAAAGTGTGAGACTTCCAGAACCTAACCAAAGACTGAAGCAAAAACAAGAGAAGCAAAAGCTAAACAGGGAATTGTATGATGTTACTGATATTTATGCATGGAAGAACATTAGACACCTGATCAGTTCATAATAAGGCTTGTTTGACATAACAAGAGAAGAGGTCAATCTTGTCACTAAGCTTTCAATGCAATTAATAGAAGTAATCCTTTTTAAATGAGGAAAAGCCAAAGATGAAGTGACTAAGAAAATTGGAGCAATTTTATATTTGTACGAAAAGCTTGTTCGATCAGAAAAGGTTACtatgcagatatggaaatttttGTTTGGGAATTTCCAGCATAAAAATTTGGGGCCAGAGGACAGTCCATTAACCCTTTCCCACAAATCATAAGACAAGTCCAGACTACATCCATGTTTTTCTGTTTCCTATGTACGAAAGCACTTTTTAAGTTTATTCTAACAAACAGATTGATTTCAACCTCCATGTTTTATTTGGTCAATTTTCCAACATCCATTTGATATTTGGTATCTGATGAAGAAACAAGGTTTAATAATTGTcaagttaatttttttcattcacTGTTTAGTCTTCATAGGCACCAGTAAGGGTCGTGCAGCTTGGTTCGGCTGGCTGGTCAATGGGCCAACCTAAGTACCAAACTAACCTAGACAGTTTCTCAAACAAACAACTCAGCAATGAACCAGTACATTAACATGTTGAACGAAGCCAAAATGAAAGTAAACAGCTGAGGTCAAGTTGATTTTGAAGCCAAAAGAATATCATTGTACGCTTGTGacaatgcaaaaataaaattttatttagattttgGAAAGTTTGATACTCATCAAACTACTAAAgctggaaatcattttttttttttaaagtaaactACAAAAGCTGGAAATCATAATGGCATGAAACATGTAATTTGCTGGTGTATAATCCAAAGTAACAAAGTTTTCATCTAAATCCCAAATATGACACATTCTAAACTAAGTTACTTCCACGAAACGCTCTTaatagaccaaaaaaaaaaaaaaaaaaaaaaaaaaaaacccttactaTAACAAATTTTGTAGTGAAGCATAAGCATGTAGAGTAGAGTTGTAGCTATTCCAAGTATGAAATAAAATGCTTAATGGTTCACACCCCCCTATTTATTCCAagtatgaaataaaataaaatgaaataaaaccaTGTAGGCTGCACATGGTGCTGCAACCAAGCACCTGGTTAAAATGTTTTCTGGTGGACAGCTATTTGCATAGCCATTAGCCAAAAGAAATCTCTCAATGATCAGATTTATaaatctcaatttaaaaaataaaaatgatgcaTTTTgaaggggatttttttttttttttggtcatgaATTGCACATTTTATCCATCCAGCTTTCAATCCATGTTTTGCGAGGAAATAACAAGAATCTTAATTGAAAGCTATGAGATTGGCGACTAAAaccaaaactgaaaaattaatttttcagtAGATAAACTGAGCTCCACCAAAATTCATCAAACTCATAGGCCTGATTTCCTCGAAATGGCAGGGATCATATTTCCACCTAAAGCCGTAGTCCTTTCAGGACAAAATCTCACTCAAATACAAATATTCTAGTCCATCAAATTTGCAGCCACCCCATTCCTATACATACTATTTCAAGCAACATGCATATAGTCTAACTCAAACTACAAGTATTCCATTGTTACATACCATCAAGATATCCCGATACATATACCAAACCAAGCAAAACTTCAATCACAAAAGGcgcaagaatttcaaagaaATCCCCTCTCAGGCATTACTATAAGCACAAGAACCCGCAAGAAAAACAATTCCAACAAAACCcagaaacaaaaaattcaaactacgataaaaataaagaaaacccaAATGCCACAAACCTCGAGTATATCGATGCACCGATACGCTCCGATCTTCAAGAGCCGCCTTGGAATATCGTCCTCGAACATCAGCTCGATGGTCTCCTTAAACACCCCAAGATTGTCCACCTCCGGGACCTCAATCCTGCACATCTTCGCCCCGGAAGACGACCCGCTCAAATTCCTCTTATACTCTTCGATCAAAGCCCCGAACAAATCTGAACTCGCGCTCAGAACCTCCGAGTTCAGCTCCAAGACCAAGAACCCACCGTTCTTCCCTCTCAAGTTCAACCTCACGTCGAAGACAGCCTCGTTCTCGGGGCTCGCGGAGCTCAAGAACGAGCTCGCAGGCGGGGCTCGGAAGCTCTGGGATTTGGAACGGGGTGTAGAGGAATCGACAGCTACAGGGGTATCTTCTTGGATGGAATGGACGGTGGGATCGGAGTCGATGGGGGAGACGCGGCCAGGGGACAAGATCCGGCGAGGGTCGATCCGGGTCCGACCAACGAAGCCAAGCCCGGATTTGGAGCTCTGGGGCGAGTTGGGGACCGAGTTGGTGCTGGGTTTTGAGAGGGTCTCGGACTTGGTGGGAAGGGACTTtgcgcgagagagagagaggttttcGGGACTTGCCGGTGGCACTGCGAATGAGCAACACCATGATCCGCGGAGGACCGGGCCTTCCCGACGGGACCCTGGTTTCCGGCGGGCGGAACCGTCCATTTCGGGGTGACTCGGATGGCGAACGAGGACTGACTCAGAGTACGAGTcccagggagagagagagagagagagagtgtgtgtcaGTGTATGTTTGTATGAGAGTGAGTGAAACCATGAAAATGTTTACAGCATTGTTTTGTCGCTgctccagagagagagagaatatgtaGGTGCCCTTGGTTTTCTTGGGAATCGTGGACAGTTTTGGAGTTTAGTTCGGTAtgttagttttagttttagtcaaggaatttatatatatattattttcctaCAActccattttaaaaaaataaaataaaataaaattatccaTTAGCATTTCCACTCCTAGTGGCTATTTTAACTactcaaaacaaatattttctattttaacttatatttttttaatacaaaattatcTATTTAACTCTCtactttattaatattttgagaaaaagagaaacaaataataataataataataataataaaaaaaaaaagtaaacattgTCCTTAATATTTATACACTCAATATATACAGTAACGTAAGTTTAATGTAACaaaccattttattttaaaaaatcttttgAAAGCAACAAACTAACATCAgccatttaaaatataaaaaatgatatttttacatctcttATGCATATtttatacattttatttttaaatttacatttgaatttataaaattcatATTAAACTTTACAAATTTAACTGTTGATTTGAAACTTAATTGTACGtagatatataataaatatatataaaatgtaagCGTGTCTTTTCTTTTAAAGATGTTACATTTTAATAGAGAATTGCAGTACGTGGAaaattgatagttttttttCTCATCAAGCAATGATTATGAGGAGAAATAAATTGGTGTACTTTTTGGGCTTTTGATTGCCTCTTGGAATGGGAAAGGCATCGGTCCAGGTTGTTTGGTCCTCCTCTAGCAAATAGGATCTCGTGCTTCAAATTATTCTTCGATGGAAAAAGTTGGAATTGCTTTAAAATAACATGACACACtttaacctaaaaaaaaaaaaaaaaaaaagttaaaagtatCATTCATTGTCACTAAGAGCACGCATTACTTGAGGCGATTAGGACAAGCTATCCTAATTTGACACTGATTTACAGCAAATTGATGTCAAATCCTTAACCAATTAAGATTTGAACAATATGGCTCTAATTAATTGATGTAGGACGCTCCCGagaatatatatttctatttatAGAATAGATAGGTTACAAATCTAGCAAAGGCTTTGAGTTAGACCACTTAAATTCTATctattatataaataataaataataattaaaaaaaaaaactacgttTGAATTGATCTTAttctttatttaataaaaatttaaattttttatttgttgagtAATAACTTTAAGTCTTCAATAAAATACTGCTCGTATAAATTAAATAGCAATAACCTTTCTTTTTCAAGAAGCATGCGCTTTTCGAGAAAAAATTGCAAAACGCTTTCGAGAAGTAATCCTGAGACAGATGTAGGACGCTAGCTGCCGAAAAATGATCGAAGCGATCCCAAGTCAGATGTAGGACACTCCCGAAACATGATCCCAATCGCTAAGCCTCATCCGAGAAACGATCGCTGATGACGAATATTCTAGAAGGGAAATCCGTGACTGCCAAGCTGAAGATTTGATTTGCTTTTATAATTTAGAATTTTACTTCCTTTTAAGatcataattattttcttttccttactaGGATTAAGTTTACATCTTTTCCTAGAACTAGGTTTACTTTCTCTTCAAATTTGTTTCAATAAGTATAAGATGTAGTAGCAAGTAAACAAAAAACTCCTTGAATTGTTAATCAAATTTGAGAATTTCTCACCATTCTGCAAAGTTTATTGTTCCTTTAAGCCTACGggtttgttttatcttttggtcaGACCTTTCTAGCTGTTGTTACCAAGTCTTTCGTTTcgtcattaattattattaattcaagGTTAAAGAAAAGTTTAAAGTCTCCTATCCTAAAAAAACTAGGTACTTATAATAAGCCCTAACGTTTCATTATGGATGAAGATGTTAAGCACTCCATAGTATCttttaatcatataataatttttaatataatttaataacttaaaattatAGGTTTGAGTTAAGAATTTCTTTTATGTTCCTTGCATGCATCATCACATCCTCATGATGCAATGGAATGATACTATTGGTTTTAATATAAGACAGCGACATTCTCCAACATGTTTTTGTTCTAATTTGTCCTCATGTCTTACTTTATGATTTTCGTCTTAAGCTATGGATTTTGCTATTCTTGGCGAATGTCTATGCTTCAATTGGCCTAAACGACAAggcatctctctttctttctttctttttctcctatgCAAGGACAGGGCATCTCTTGATTCCTATACGGTTATACCTTACGAAATCAAAGCATGACCGTTGGTTTTATTGGTTAAATCCATGGTTAAAAGTGCGCAAATCAGTCATATTAATTTCTTGATGATACAATAGATCACATGGCTGCTTTCCTACAATTAACACGTGAAAGAGGGAGAAGATGAGATCGAAGTCTTATTAGAGTGTCAGCAGGAATAACTCCGATACTTAAATTAGTAAGAGTAATCACTCCATAGTGTTCCGAATGAG
The Alnus glutinosa chromosome 14, dhAlnGlut1.1, whole genome shotgun sequence genome window above contains:
- the LOC133857313 gene encoding BTB/POZ domain-containing protein At2g13690; translated protein: MDGSARRKPGSRREGPVLRGSWCCSFAVPPASPENLSLSRAKSLPTKSETLSKPSTNSVPNSPQSSKSGLGFVGRTRIDPRRILSPGRVSPIDSDPTVHSIQEDTPVAVDSSTPRSKSQSFRAPPASSFLSSASPENEAVFDVRLNLRGKNGGFLVLELNSEVLSASSDLFGALIEEYKRNLSGSSSGAKMCRIEVPEVDNLGVFKETIELMFEDDIPRRLLKIGAYRCIDILEVSAGIMFSNGVLSCLKYLEAVPWTEEEEEKLRIMFTKIKFNDATTRDILARLYCRDLVDSQQHLARQLVSSITSCTDANARNELKSLVKGLLCKSSVYEKDQADLNEEDLYIACQSCLGSLVRLFEEASDTIPHERLAKKEKDRPLIERVARQVDNINWLLEILLDRQMAEEFVDIWAEQGELLKMHENASPMVRYELSRVSALLFIAMGTRKMHCRSESRSGLLLAWFGPMLSDFGWLQRCRKGLDMKALEEAMGQALLTLPLKHQYVLFMEWFRCFSKHGTECPNLSKAFQIWWRRSFLRGSETCGIESR